DNA from Frateuria edaphi:
TCGGCGTTGCTCTTCCTCTACAAGCAGGTGCTGGGCGTGGAGTTGCCATGGCTCGACGGCATCTCGCGCGCGAGGAAGCCGCAACGGTTGCCGGTGGTGCTGACGAGGGCGGAGGTCGCCGCATTGCTGGGCGAGCTCGCGGGTACGCCGTGGCTGATGGCCAGCCTTCTGTACGGCTCGGGCCTGCGGTTGATGGAGTGCGTGCGACTGCGGGTCAAGGACGTGGACTTCGGCCAGTCAGAGTTGACGGTGAGGCAGGGTAAAGGCGGCAAGGACCGCCGCACCATGCTCCCCTCCACGCTCATTGCGCCGTTGCAGGCCCAGCTGGACGAAGCCCGTCGGATCCACCAGCGTGACCTGGATGCGGGATTCGGGCGGGTCTGGCTGCCCGATGCGCTGGCGCGCAAGTATCCGCGGGCAGATGCCGAATGGGGTTGGCAGTACGTGTTCCCGGCGTCGGCGCGCAGCCACGATCCTCGCGACGGTCAGGAGCGTCGGCATCACCTGGATGAGTCGCGCCTGCAGCGTGCGGTCAAGCAGGCGCGGTTGCGGGCGGGGTTGGCCAAGCCGGCGACCTGCCACACATTGCGGCATTCGTTCGCCACGCATTTGCTGGAGGATGGCTATGACTTGCGCACGATCCAGGAGTTGCTGGGGCATGCCGACGTGTCCACCACTCAGATCTACACGCATGTTCTCAATCGTGGCGGGCGTGGGGTGGTGAGCCCGTTGGACCGGGGATGAGCGCGAGTTTCCCGCGAACCCCGGCCCTCACCCCGGCCCTCTTCCCGAAGGGAGAGAGAGGATCGAGCCGTTGGACATTCGCTCAGGCGGGGCGTCGGGCACCTAGCTGGACGAGGACCTCCTGCGCAGCGCGGATGCGTTCGGTGGCGCCGGGAAGATCCAGCGTGATCCTGAGCTTGTCCTGGCCGTCGAGTTTGTAGACGCGCGGCTGGCTCTGGATCAGGCGGATGATGGCCATCGGTTCGATGTCGGGTTTGTCGCGGAAGGTGATGCGGCCGCCGTTGGCGCCGAGGTCGAGTTTGCGGATGCCCAGCGGGGTGGCCATCAGCTTCAGGCTGGACAGCGCGAACAGGGTCTTGGTCGGTTCGGGCAGCAGACCGAAGCGGTCGATCATTTCCACCTGCAGGTCGCGCAGGCCGTCCTCGTTCTTCGCGCTGGCGATGCGCTTGTAGAGGGTCAGGCGCGTGTGCACGTCGGGCAGGTAGTCGTCGGGGATCAGCGCGGGCAGGTGCAGTTCGACTTCCGTCTCGTGCTCGGAGGAGAGGTCGAAGTCGGGCACCTTGCCGCTCTTCAGTGCGCGCACGGCGCGATCGAGCAGTTCGGTGTAGAGGCCGAAGCCGATTTCCTGGATCTGGCCGGATTGCTCCTCGCCAAGCAGTTCGCCGGCCCCGCGGATCTCCAGGTCGTGGGTTGCCAGGGTGAAACCTGCGCCAAGCTCTTCCAGTGAGGCGAGCGCTTCCAGGCGCTTTTCGGCGTCGGCGGTGATCGCCTTGCGGTCGGGCACGATGAGGTAGGCGTAGGCGCGGTGGTGCGAGCGGCCGACACGGCCACGCAGCTGGTGCAACTGGGCCAGGCCGAAGCGGTCGGCGCGGTTGATGATGATCGTGTTGGCCGTCGGGATGTCGATGCCGGTCTCAATGATGGTGGTGCACACCAGCACGTTGAAGCGCTGGCGGTGAAAATCGGCCATGACGCGTTCGAGCTCGCGCTCGGGCATCTGGCCATGGGCGATGCCGATACGCGCGTCGGGGATGAGTTCCTGAAGCTCGCGCGCGGTGCGCTCGATCGACTCGACCTCGTTGTGCAGGAAGTACACCTGGCCGCCACGCGAGAGCTCGCGCTGGAACGCTTCGCGGATGGTGGCCGGGTCCCACACGCTGATGAAGGTGCGCACGGCCATGCGGTGCGCGGGCGGGGTGGTGATGAGCGAGAGATCGCGCAGGCCGGCCATCGCCATGTTGAGCGTGCGCGGGATCGGCGTGGCGGTCATGGTGAGCAGGTCGACCTCGGCGCGCAGCTTTTT
Protein-coding regions in this window:
- a CDS encoding integron integrase, whose protein sequence is MASFHAVEGPASLEGAQPPRLLDQVRARVRRLGLARRTEEAYVGWVRRFILANDKRHPADMGAAEIESFLTGLAVHGNVSASTQNQALSALLFLYKQVLGVELPWLDGISRARKPQRLPVVLTRAEVAALLGELAGTPWLMASLLYGSGLRLMECVRLRVKDVDFGQSELTVRQGKGGKDRRTMLPSTLIAPLQAQLDEARRIHQRDLDAGFGRVWLPDALARKYPRADAEWGWQYVFPASARSHDPRDGQERRHHLDESRLQRAVKQARLRAGLAKPATCHTLRHSFATHLLEDGYDLRTIQELLGHADVSTTQIYTHVLNRGGRGVVSPLDRG